One Chitinophaga sp. H8 DNA window includes the following coding sequences:
- a CDS encoding glycoside hydrolase family 16 protein, translating into MTYTSGFLTALLFTTGCFFTACQPKTAPSATAKDWKLVWSDEFNYQGAPDTSKWSYNTGGHGFGNNELQYYTLARPENARVENGHLIIEARKETWENRAYTSAKLITKGKGDWTYGKITVKARLPKGTGTWPAIWMLASTPDLKWPDDGEIDIMEHVGYDEGKIHASVHTKKYNHVIGTQKTATTQVPDATTAFHEYTIEWTPEQLTAFVDDKLYFTFNNDHSGKDAWPYDSPFYLILNIAVGGNWGGQKGVDDSIFPQTMEVDYVRIYQK; encoded by the coding sequence ATGACCTATACATCCGGCTTTTTAACAGCCCTGCTATTTACTACAGGGTGCTTTTTTACTGCCTGTCAGCCTAAAACCGCTCCTTCTGCTACTGCAAAGGATTGGAAACTGGTCTGGTCAGATGAATTTAACTACCAAGGCGCTCCGGATACCTCCAAATGGAGCTATAATACCGGGGGCCATGGATTTGGGAACAACGAACTGCAGTATTACACCCTTGCACGTCCGGAAAATGCTCGCGTGGAAAACGGCCACCTGATTATTGAAGCCCGCAAGGAAACCTGGGAAAACAGGGCTTATACTTCTGCCAAACTAATCACGAAGGGTAAAGGTGACTGGACCTACGGAAAGATCACCGTAAAAGCCAGATTACCTAAAGGTACCGGCACCTGGCCCGCTATCTGGATGCTGGCTTCTACCCCGGACCTAAAATGGCCCGATGATGGGGAAATTGATATCATGGAACATGTAGGATATGATGAAGGTAAAATTCATGCCTCTGTTCACACCAAAAAGTATAACCATGTGATCGGTACACAAAAAACAGCCACTACCCAGGTGCCCGATGCGACCACCGCCTTCCATGAGTATACTATTGAATGGACGCCGGAACAGCTCACCGCTTTTGTAGATGATAAACTTTACTTTACTTTTAATAACGACCATAGTGGTAAAGATGCCTGGCCATATGACAGCCCTTTTTACCTCATCCTCAACATTGCTGTAGGTGGCAACTGGGGCGGACAAAAAGGAGTAGATGACAGCATTTTCCCCCAGACCATGGAAGTGGATTATGTAAGGATCTACCAGAAGTAA